The genomic segment TAAAATTCATAACAACACTTTAATTGTTATGGATATTTCTCCTGATGATGCTGAAAAAATAAAAAAAAACACTTCTGCAATAGGCGTTTTGATTAAAGGACATATAGGAGGCATGGAAAAAAGCAGGATTTTTTTTCAGGATACTGGAAATAGTCCCGAATATCCGCCTGCATCGCTTAGTATCTATTATCTTAATACAAGCGGGTATGTTAATACAGATGAGGTTTTTATGGAATATTTACTGGAATCTAAAAATTCAGAATAGCTCCAGTTCTGATATCTTTTCTTATTACACACCTGCTGAAGGTTTTTTCTGGATATATCTTTATGAAAATACTGGCTGTTTCAGATTATGTTGCCCCTGTTTTATATGATAATTTTAAACCTGAATGTTTTCAGGGTCTGGATCTAATTATTTCCTGCGGTGATCTTCCTCCTGAATATCTTACTTTTTTAGCTTTCAAGATCAATGTTCCTCTTTTTTATGTTAAAGGTAATCATGATATACGATATGATTCAAAACATCCTGGAGGCTGTATTCATCTGGATTCCAAAATTTTTAAATACAAGGGGCTGCGTATTATGGGCTTTGACGGTTCCCGCTGGTATAATGGAAATGTCAATCAGTTTACAGAATCTCAAATGAGAAAAAAAATAAGAAAAATGAGGCTGAAATTATGGTTAAATAAAGGGGTTGATATTATCATAACCCATGCACCCCCGAGATTTATAAATGATGCAGAAGATCTTTGCCACAGGGGATTTAAAAGTTTTTTACCCCTGATAGAAAAATACAGCCCCCTTTATTTTCTTCATGGACATATACATATGAATTTTACTGATCACTCACAAAGGATCACTATTGTGAATAAAACAAAGGTGATTAATGCCTGTGGATATTATATTTTTGAAATTAACGGGGTGTAAATTGACAAATCGTATAGCAGCGGTCTGGAAAAGCTGGCGAAATAAGAATAAATTAAAAAGCTTTAAAGAAAACCAGCTTGTTGAAGAGGCTTATGATGCAAGGGACCTTGGTATTAAAACAATTGAACTCAGCCGTATTGTGGGCAGTGTGGGACGTTACCTTGATTTTGACAGCCGGTTCAGGTTAAAAACCGATCTGCCTTCTGAAAGAATGGAAAGAGTAAAAAAAGCCATGTTAGAGGGCAAGTCCCTGCCTCCGGTAGCACTTTATCAGATTAAAGATGAATATTATATTATGGATGGCAATCACAGGGTTGCAGCAGCCAAAGCTCTTGGCCGTAAAACCATAAATGCCCATATTCTTGAGTTTCTTCCTTCCCGCAAAACCCTTGAGAACGTACTTTACCTGGAAAAAAATGATTTTATTGAAAAAACCGGATTAAAATTTCCCATAGAGATTACAGAGGTAGGCCAGTATTCCTATCTTTTAGAACAGATTAAAGAGCATCAGCAGTCTCTTGAAAAAGTCAATAAAACCCAGCTTCCATTTCAAACTGCTGCTAAGGACTGGTATCAGACAATTTACTGCCCTTTTATAGAAATTATTGAAAGAAGCCGTCTTTCTGCTGCTTTCAGCAGACGCACTACTGCAGACCTTTATGCCTATATTTCATATCATCAATGGGAAAAAGGCAGGAAAAGAAGTTACGGCATTGGGCTGGATCAAATTATCCCTAAAAATATGGAGGAGTTTCGTGCCCAGATTGCAGAAAAACAGGGTTTTGAATTTCCTGAAATGAAACGGCTTATAACTGCTTTTGTATTTATCCATGTCAAAGCAGGCCAGGAACACAGGATCATGGAAAAGATATTTAAATTAGAGGAAGTAAAGGAATTGTACGATGTTCCCGGAGATTTTGACCTGTTTGCAAAGATAGTCATGGAAAGGGACTGGCTGAGTTCTGATTCAGAAGTAATTGGTTTTTTTGTATATAATAATATCAGACAAATATCTGATGTTATAAAGACCCAGACCCTTATTCCTATTTCATCCAAACGGAAATAATAAAAACCAAAACCTGGAAAGGAGGATCAATCATGTATTTTGATAAACCTGGAAAAGAAAACACTGAACAGACATTAAAGGCTGCATATGAACGCGGCAGAGAGCTGGGAATAAACGAAGTGGTGGTGGCTTCAACAAAAGGGGGAACAGGATATAAGACTCTTGAGATATTTAAAGGCTTTAAAATTATTATGGTTACATATCATTGCGGTTATAAAGAGCCTTTTAAAAATGTACTTAAAGAAGATGTAAAAGCCGATCTTACGGCAAAAGAGGTAAATATTGTATCTGCAACCCATGCACTTTCAGGTGTTGAACGGGCGGTTGCCAGAAAGCATTCCGGTATTTACCCTGCACTTTTAATTGCTGATACTCTAAAGCTGTTTGGACAGGGAACCAAGGTAGCTGTTGAGATTTCCATTATGGCAGCAGATGCAGGAATGCTGTCAGGAAATGATATTATAGCCATAGGAGGAACCGGCAGAGGTGCTGACTCCGGCCTTGTTATAAAACCTGCAAATCAGACCGACCTTTTTGACATGCGTATAAGAGAGATAATCTGCAAGCCCAGAATTTTTTGATTAAATCTTATTTTTCACATTTAACCAGCCAAGGAATAAAGCCTTATGCCAAAACCTGATATTGAAACCCATAAAAAAGACATAATTATGCAGCTGCAGGAAGCTGGACAAAAAGGCCTGACAAAAACCAGCCTGAATATTAAATCTTCATTAAAAATTAAAGCATTTAAAGAACTTGAAAACTCAAAAGCCATTGTCAACTTGGGTACCAGCAGAAAAACCTTTTATGTTTTACAGGAGTTTAATAAACCCCTGGAAATAGCATATGAACTTATTGAAACCAGGCTCAGACGTGATATTATTGAAATATTAAGCAAATCAAAAATAAATAATATGACCAAAACTGCTCCATCTGCTGTTAAAAAGAAAATAGATGAGGCTGTGAAAATACTGGTCAATAACAACAGGCTTTTAAAAGTAAAACAGGGTAAAAACTTTTTATTTCTCTATGTTCCAGCTATATTACACCATCTTCCAGAGGAAAATGTTTGTAATGAAAATCCTGAACACATAAAGACTTTAACCAGGCAGCAGGTATTAGATGCTTATAAAAAGGTATCTCAGCAAACAGGTTTTTCCAATATTGAAATTTATGAGCTTAAAAAAGCATTGGATGTACCTGTGGAAACTCTTAAAAACTTTATTATAGAACAAAATAAACAAGGTGATATTATTCTTACCAAAGGTGACTGGTCTCTTTATTCCAGGGAAATCCGTTCTGCTGCTGTACAGATAGACGGAATATCATATTTATTAATCCGGTTTAAAGATTAAACCAATCAATATGGATGGCAAAACATGAAGGCAGAAAAACTTCTGATCAGTCCTTTTGAAAATGATATTATTTCTGAACCAAGGCAGGTAAAAAAATCTGTTCCAGGTTTAAATGAAAAACCCCTGGAAGCCCTGGTACTTAGGTTTGAAGAACTTTTGCTTCCTGAATTTCCAAGAAAAGAAAAACTTGCTCATGTTCAACTGGTATCCTCAATTGAAAAAGGATATGGGAAATCCCACCTTATAGGCCGATTGTTTCAAAAGCTTAATCAAAAAGCAACACTGGTATATCTTGGTCCTTTTGGAGACCCCGGGTCATGCTGGAAATCCATACTTTTAAAAATAGTTCAGGAGCTTAATTTTCCTGACAGGCTTGGTAAAAACTATTCTCCTGACGACCCTAGTCAATTGGAATCCTTTGCTCACGGTATTTTAACTCATATGCTTGTCAAAGCAATTGAAAGCGGTTCAATTTCTTCAAGCAATAAGGAAAAAACCATAAAAGCTTTTGAACATTTAAGTTTAAAAGATTTTATGAATGATAAAAAAAGTTTTCAACAGATTAAAAAGAAACATAAAACCCTGATAAATTTGTACAGCCGGCAGCTAAGGGATAACGGGGTTTATTTGAATTCATCTCCATATAGCTGGTTTGGAGTTTTGTTTAATTATGCCTATTTTCCAGAACATTATGAACTCAGGGATACCTGTCTGGACTGGTTAAAAGGCGGGAGTATTGATCCTGATGAAGCAAAACAGATTGGTATCAAGCTTGGAGATATTGGAAATCCTGATATGAGCAGTGAAGGTATGAACGGTCTATGCAAAGAACGTATCCTTGATTTTTGTAAACTTGCAGGATTTTTCCGGCCTTTTGTATTTTGTTTTGACCAGACAGATGAATATGGAACAGATATTATGCTTGCCAAGTCTTTTGGTTCAGTAATCCAGGTGTTAAGGGATGATTGCTGGAATCACATGACAGTAGTAACTGTCAATCAGCCTGTATGGACTCAGACCATCCGTCCCTGGTTTCAGGATGCACAGGCAGATCGTTTAAGCCCTGCACTTGAACTTGAAGGACTTAACAAAGCACAGGCCTCAGACCTTGTGAAAATCAGACTTGAAGGATGGGAAGAGGTTGAGGAAAAAGCTTCGGCAGAATTTTGCGACCTGGAATGGCTGGATTATTTATTTTCAGGCAGTAAACAGATCGGGATCCGTGATTTTCTTCAAAAATGTGATAATAGATGGCGGGTTTTAATTGGTATTTCTCCTGATAAAAAATATTCAATAGAAGATTATTATAATAAAGCTGTTGAAGACATAAAAACCCGTCAAAGACGGCTGACCTTTGATCCCAATATTTTGTTATGGCTTGTAAAAGAAGCTGCTAAAGGTCTTAAAAATATCAATCCTGAGAAATACAGCACCCGCAAAAACTATTTTACTCTAACCTGGAAATCAGATAAAATACAGTATTTTTTCGGGTTTGAAGGCGGATCACACTGGAAACGCTGGCAGGCTGTTGTTAATGAGGCTGAACTTATAAACAGCCAAAACTCAAACTCAAAATTTATTTTTTTCAGAACCCCTGAACTAAAAAAAATACCAGGGGATAATTGGAAAAGTGCAGAAATTATAAATAATGCAAAGCAAAAATATCTTTGCATAATATGTATGGAAAAAGCTGAAACAGCAAAGCTTTATGCAGGTTATGATCTTTATATTGATGCAGGGGAAGGAAATATTCCATTTAAACGTCATGCAATACTTGATTTTCTCATGGAAAAACTTGATTTTTTCTGGAAAAAAATACAAGAACCTGTTTCATGTACAGCAAATAACAAAAAACCGGTTGAAAAGGTTACAAAGGTTACAAATGATTTAATAGACAAGATACGTGAAATTGTATATCAAGACAGGTTTATGAGTATAGATGATCTTATGAAAAAACTGGATAACTCAATATCCAGAGAGCTTGTTTATGAAGCTCAGGAATATATTCCTGAAATAAGAATATTTACCCATCCTAACACAACGGTTTTTCAATGGCAGAATCAATAAGTGTATCACAATTAAAATGCGCATGTCTTGATCCTCAATGGAAGAATCAATGGATCCAGGGGAAAAATCCATCAACCATGAGCTTTAGTCCTTTGGGAACTATACCTGTGTATGGAGCTGTTTTTCATAAAATTGCTGAAAAATTTGTAAACTGGCTTACTAAAATTGATAACAAAAGCATACTTGCTGAATTATCTGATGAATACAGCTTGTGGCATAAGATGTACAATGATTTTGCAGAAGTAAAATTAAACAAACTTTTAGAAAAAAATAAAATTGAATCAGCCTATTATCTCAGCCAGTCTTTGAAATCATTTTGCAGACGGCTGGATGATCTGCGCTGCCGGACTTTAAATTTTTCATCATGGCAGGATATTTTTCTTACACAGGAGTTTTTAATTCAAAATATCAGGTTTAACACGGAAAACAGCTTTATTGTAATTTCAGGCCAGGTTGATGCTGTTCGTACTCATCCTGAATATGGACTGGAAATTGTAGATTATAAACTTTCCAGGGGAACCAGTATGAAACATGATCTAGTGCAGCTTTCCATCTACTCGCAATTATTGTCAAAAGCAAAGCCAGGCCTTAGATTTCATGGAATTCTTGAATATTATGAACCTGAATTACATGAAGTCAGCATATCTGAAAAAGAACTGGAGCAGATTTTTAATGAAATAGTCTATCCTGTTCTTCATGAACTAACTAATGGAAAATCAATATCTAAGGATATGAGCAAAGATATTGAAGATTGTTACGCATCCTTTAATCTCAAGGTAAATATTATTGATAAGATTCAAGCTCCCCAGCTTGTCAGATACAAGACAAAACCTGCACCAGGTGTCAAGGTTGTATCCCTTGCAAACAGGGCTGCTGATTTACAGGTTTTCCTTTCCCTGAGAGAACTGCCTATTATTGAACCTGCTCAGGGGTGTGTTCATATTGATATTCCAAAAGATAAGCCTGATACAGTTTTTTGGCAGGATATTATTAATCGTTCTGAATATAAAGACAATAAAAGCCCTGTTTCTTTTCCAGTCGGGCTGGGTGTAAACAATAAGCTGATAATAGCTGATCTGGCGGATTCCAACATGTGCCACGCATTAATTGCAGGTTCTTCAGGAAGCGGGAAAAGCGAGTTTTTAAAAAGTCTGGTAGCCTCGCTTATTGCAAAAAACAATCCTGGAACACTTAAACTTTCCATTATTGATCCTAAAATCCTGACCTTTGGCTCTTTTTCCAATTGTTCTTTTCTAACCGGTCCTATTATAACAGATATATTTTCTGCAATTCCCTGTCTTACTGAAGCTGTTAATGAAATGGAATCAAGATACTGTCGTCTTGGATCAGAAGGTTTTGAAAATCTGAATGCCCGTTTTCAGTCCGGAAAACATGACATACCTTTTTATGTAATCATATTTGACGAGTTTGCTGATCTTATCCTGGCAGGAAAAGAAGAAAAAAAAACCTTTGAAGCCCTTACAGCAAGACTTGCAGCAAAAGGACGTGCAGCAGGTATCCATCTGGTACTTACTACCCAGCGTCCCGACAGAACCATTGTTACAGGACTGATAAAAGCAAACCTGCCTCTTAAAATATGTCTCAAGGTTACAACAGCAGGCAACTCCCATATTATAATTGATAAAAACGGGGGTGAATCTCTTTTAGGCTGTGGTGATCTGCTCTGCTGCTGCGGGAAAGACATTGAACGGGGACAGTCTCCGTATATTACTCAAGAAGAGCTTTTCAAGCTTGCAGGAACAGGGTAAGATTTCAGCTCAAAAGAGCATTATTCCTCAAGTTCCTCAAGAACTGACTCAATATCAGGGTCATTGTATAGTTCAAAAACCTCTTTTGCCAGTTTTTTGTTTTCCAATATTCCTT from the Desulfonema limicola genome contains:
- a CDS encoding metallophosphoesterase family protein, coding for MKILAVSDYVAPVLYDNFKPECFQGLDLIISCGDLPPEYLTFLAFKINVPLFYVKGNHDIRYDSKHPGGCIHLDSKIFKYKGLRIMGFDGSRWYNGNVNQFTESQMRKKIRKMRLKLWLNKGVDIIITHAPPRFINDAEDLCHRGFKSFLPLIEKYSPLYFLHGHIHMNFTDHSQRITIVNKTKVINACGYYIFEINGV
- a CDS encoding Lrp/AsnC ligand binding domain-containing protein, whose protein sequence is MTNRIAAVWKSWRNKNKLKSFKENQLVEEAYDARDLGIKTIELSRIVGSVGRYLDFDSRFRLKTDLPSERMERVKKAMLEGKSLPPVALYQIKDEYYIMDGNHRVAAAKALGRKTINAHILEFLPSRKTLENVLYLEKNDFIEKTGLKFPIEITEVGQYSYLLEQIKEHQQSLEKVNKTQLPFQTAAKDWYQTIYCPFIEIIERSRLSAAFSRRTTADLYAYISYHQWEKGRKRSYGIGLDQIIPKNMEEFRAQIAEKQGFEFPEMKRLITAFVFIHVKAGQEHRIMEKIFKLEEVKELYDVPGDFDLFAKIVMERDWLSSDSEVIGFFVYNNIRQISDVIKTQTLIPISSKRK
- a CDS encoding pyruvate kinase alpha/beta domain-containing protein, producing the protein MYFDKPGKENTEQTLKAAYERGRELGINEVVVASTKGGTGYKTLEIFKGFKIIMVTYHCGYKEPFKNVLKEDVKADLTAKEVNIVSATHALSGVERAVARKHSGIYPALLIADTLKLFGQGTKVAVEISIMAADAGMLSGNDIIAIGGTGRGADSGLVIKPANQTDLFDMRIREIICKPRIF
- a CDS encoding DNA translocase FtsK, encoding MAESISVSQLKCACLDPQWKNQWIQGKNPSTMSFSPLGTIPVYGAVFHKIAEKFVNWLTKIDNKSILAELSDEYSLWHKMYNDFAEVKLNKLLEKNKIESAYYLSQSLKSFCRRLDDLRCRTLNFSSWQDIFLTQEFLIQNIRFNTENSFIVISGQVDAVRTHPEYGLEIVDYKLSRGTSMKHDLVQLSIYSQLLSKAKPGLRFHGILEYYEPELHEVSISEKELEQIFNEIVYPVLHELTNGKSISKDMSKDIEDCYASFNLKVNIIDKIQAPQLVRYKTKPAPGVKVVSLANRAADLQVFLSLRELPIIEPAQGCVHIDIPKDKPDTVFWQDIINRSEYKDNKSPVSFPVGLGVNNKLIIADLADSNMCHALIAGSSGSGKSEFLKSLVASLIAKNNPGTLKLSIIDPKILTFGSFSNCSFLTGPIITDIFSAIPCLTEAVNEMESRYCRLGSEGFENLNARFQSGKHDIPFYVIIFDEFADLILAGKEEKKTFEALTARLAAKGRAAGIHLVLTTQRPDRTIVTGLIKANLPLKICLKVTTAGNSHIIIDKNGGESLLGCGDLLCCCGKDIERGQSPYITQEELFKLAGTG